In the genome of Thermoanaerobaculum aquaticum, the window CGGCTCCCCGTTCCCGCACCGCCGCCGAAAGCCTTTCGGGGTGGAGCGCACCGCAGCGAAGGTTGATGTTTTGGCCATCGGGGGAGGCGTGGATGAGCTCCACTTGCGCTCCCAGGGCTTGGAAAAAAGGCCCCGCCACCGAGCTTGCCGCGCCGTTGGCGGCATCCACCACCAGCTTCAAGCCTGCAAGCGCGTTCGGTGGCAGGGTCGTCGCCAAGAAGCGGAGGTAAGCCTGGCGAAACTCAGGGTCTTCCGCCGGCAGCTCCGGCGAAGCGGTGAGCCCTTGCTGGGAAAGCCGCTGCTCAAGCCACCGCTCGTCGGCTTGGGAAAGCTTTTCACCGGAAGGGGCCAAAACCTTGATGCCGTTGTCGGCCGCGGGGTTGTGGGATGCGGAAACCACCACCCCGGCGCCGAAGCTTCCGTCCATGCGCAGAAGGTGGGACACCGCGGGTGTGGGCAAGATGCCCGCCCAAACCACCTCGCCGCCTTCGCGCAAAAAAGCCCCGGCAAACCAGGAAGCCAAAAGCGGGGTGGAAGCCCGGGTATCGCCCGCCAGCAAAACCCGCAACGGCAAACCCCGCTGGGCCAGCAGCTGGTAAAGCGCCCGGGAAAGCCCCATTACGGTTTCTTGATCCAGCGGGTACCGCCCAGGCACCCCCCGCACCCCGTCAGTTCCAAAAAGCCGTCTCATGAACCCCCCTGGGTTTTGGCTTCTTCCGCCCTGCCAATGTCCACCCGCACCCGCACCGCTAAAGGCCCCACCACCCGCAGCAATGGGCTGGGCGAGCGAACCCCCACGGTCACCTCAAAGCCCATCCTTGCCCCCTCCACCACCACCGGATCGGTGCTCACCGAAGGCAACACGTTTACCTGCTGCTCGGGCCCCTGCACCATCACCAGCCGGGGGTCGGCGCTGGCCGCAGCCACGTGGAAACCCTCCGCTGGGCTGCCGGCCAGCACCACCCGCACCGGCACCTGGCGGGACACCAGCTTCTCCAGGCGCAGCGCCACCTCCGGTGGGGAAATGCCCACCACGCCCACGTCTAACGGCAGGTTGACCAAGCGGCTGGCCACCGGATAGGAGGCTTCCCCCTCCCGGGCCTGGGCCAGGTCCACCACCGCCCCCAGCTTGTCCACCGCCTGCAGCCGCTCCAAGGGGCCCCGCAAACGCACCGCCACGGTGCGGGGTACATCGGAGGTCACCACCAGGTTGGGGGGGATGTTGACCAGCGTGAGGGAAGCTTCCACCTCCCGTTCCGCCACCGGCATGCGCCGCTCCAACGCCCGGGCGTACCAAAGCACCACGCTCAAGGCTAGAGCCAGCAACGCCAAACCGGGTTGACGGGGCCAGAGCCTCACCGCTTCCCCTCCCGCTGGCCCAGGTACAGGAGCTTCACCAGGAGGTCCCGGAGCTCCCTTTCTTCCAGGTCCCGGTGGAGCGTGCCCCCCACCGCCAGGCTCACCTCACCCCGCTCTTCGGAAACCACCACCGCCACCGCGTCGGTTTCCTCGGAAATCCCCAGGGCCGCCCGGTGACGGGAGCCCAGCTCCGAGGACACGTTGGGCTGCATGGTGAGCGGCAAAAAACAGCCTGCCGCCTGGATTCTCCCCCCTTGGATGATCACCGCCCCATCGTGCAAGGGGGTGCCGGGGGTGAAGAGGTTGACCAAAAGGTCGTAGGTGCAAAGGGCTTCCAGGGGGATGCCGGTTTCCGCGTAGCTGCGCAGCCCCTCCCCCCGCTCAATGACGATCAGCGCCCCGTAGCGGCGCGCCCGCAGGGTGCGGCAGGCCAGCACCACGTCGTTGACCAGCACTTGCCGCGTGGGTGAGGACGAAAACAAACGCAAGAGCGGAGCCTGCCCCACCGACGCCAGAATGCGTCGGATGTCGTGCTGGAACAAGACGATAACCGCCAACGGCAGGTAAAAGAGCACCTGCCCTAGGATGGCCGAAAGCGTGATGAGATCCGCGGCCTGGGCAGCCACAAAGCCGGCCACCAAAATGAGGATCCCCCACAGCATGGCCAGCGCCCGCCGCCCGCGCAGGGCCCGCAACAGGAAGTAAAAGAGCATGGCCACCAGGAGGATGTCGGCCAAATCCTTAAGGCCCACATCCACCGGCAGGTGCAAAACCTTCCCCCAGCCCCTCATGCGGCCCTCACCGCTCGCGCCACCTGCAGGAACTGCTTGGTGGCGGCTACATCGTGCACCCTCACCACCACCTGCGGGCACCCCAGGGCCGGCAAGAGCGCCGCCAGGCTTCCCGGCAGACGCTCACCCACCGCAGCCCCGGTGAGTTGGCCAATGAAGGACTTCCGGGAAACCCCCAAAACAAGAGCAAAACCCAACGCCGCCAAATGGGCGAGGGCCCGCAAAAGGGCCAGGTTCCCCTCGAGGTCCTTGCCAAAACCAATGCCGGGGTCCAAGAAGATGCGCTCCTTGGGAACGCCGGCCGCCAGCGCCGCGTCCGCCCGCGCCGCTAGAAACTCCGCCACCTCCGCCACCACGTGGGTGTAGCGGGTATCCTGCTGCATGGTTTGCGGGGTCCCCCGCATGTGCATGAGCACGATCCCCGCTCCCGCTTCGGCCACCACCTCCAGCATCCGCGGATCCCCGCCGGCGGTCACGTCGTTCACCAGCTGAGCGCCCGCCGCCAGAGCTTTTTCGGCCACGTCTGGCTTGGAGGTGTCCACCGACAGCACCGCCTGCGGCGCCTTTTGGGCCAGTGCCGCAAGCACCGGGACCACCCGCGCCGCCTCCTCATCCGCTGGCACCGGAGCGGCCCCCGGACGGGTGCTTTCCCCCCCCACGTCCACGATCACCGCGCCTTCGGCCAGCATCTCCAGGCCCCGCGCCACTGCTGCTTGGTGCTCCAGAAAAAGCCCACCGTCGGAGAAAGAGTCAGGGGTTACGTTGAGGATGCCCATGATGGCCGGGCTTCCCCCCGCAAAAACCCGCTGGGGCTCAAAACCTCCCATGCCCTAACTTTAGCGGAAAACCCAGCAAAAGCGCGAGTGTGCTTAGGGCGCCCGCCCCACCAGCACCTGCTGCCAGGCGGTGCCGTGCTCTTTGGCCACACCATCCAGCACCGTGGCCGCCACCGTGTAGGCTCCCGGCGGGATGGTGAAAAGCAGGGTGGGGCGGAAGACCCCCTCCTTGGCCGCGGCTTCCTGGCCGGCCGGTACCGACAGCGGGAAGCTTTTGGGCACCACCGTGAGGTTTTCGCCTTTTTCGTTGTACACCGCCAGGTACACGGTGCAGGAGGCAGCCACACCCCCGCTGGGTTGGGGCAGGAAAACCAAAGCCGAAAGGGGAACGGTAACCTGCGCCGCCATGCGGTACTCCTTGCCCTCAGGCCCCCGCTCTTCCAAGCTGAGGGTCACAGGCAAAGCGCCCTTGGGCTTGGGAAACGTCAGGGGCGTGGCCAGCTCCTGGGCCAGCTTTTCCTCCTCCGGGAGATCCAGGTAGCCCAAACGGTGCCTCACCTTTACGCCGGCCCGCTGGACCTTCACCGCAATGCTGTGAAACTGGCGATCGGGGGGGTGCTTGGGGACGTAGCCCAGGGAGTAGTACGTGGCGGTGTCCTCCAACACCTTGGTAAGCGGCTTTTCAATTTGGTTGCTGCGCAGGTAAAGACCGCCGGTGCCCTGAACGAGCGTCAGCGGCGCCGTTTCCGGATCAGAAGTTTCCGGCGGTGCCGTGAAACTCCCCACGTTTTTCACCATCCCCAGCTGGCGGTTTTCCACATCGTGCAACCGCAGGGGAGACTCCAAACCGCGGGTGTTGATGACGTAAAGCTGGAACCCCGTGGAGTTCGCTGCCCGCACCAGGGCTTGCAGCACCTCCTCGGTGTCGCGCTTCAAGGACTCCAAGGCGGGGTCCGACTGCGCCCGGTCCGTAAGCCCTGTATCGGCCCAGGTTTTGGGGTCGTTGCTCACCAGGTACTGGGCCTCGGGGTGAAATTCCATGGTGCCGGTCAAAAGCACCACCGCCTTGCGCCCCCCAAAGGTGGCGTAGGAGCGCATGAGCCCACCCAAAACCCGGGCGGTCACGGCAAAGGACTGCAGGTTGCGGCGGGCCCGCTCCTGGGAGGCAAAGCGCTGGGTTTGGCCAATGTCGTAGCGGGTGCCGCGGGAAGGCTCCTCGGTTTGCAGGTACTGGGAGCGAACCGGGTCGTTTTCCAGGCGAAAGTCCAGCCGGTGCCTGGACGCAAAGCTGGGCAGCTTGCCTACCTCATCGAGGGCCGCGGCCACCTGAAAGGCATCGGAGGTAAAGGGCAAAAGGTACTGCAGGTCCTGACCAATGGCCGCCACCGCCCACTCGCTCTCACCGGCCACGCTGTGGGTAAGGAACTCCTTGGCTTTTTCCAAAGCCCGAGCGCGGGTGACGGGATCCAAGAAGTTGTTGTCCACCACCAGCACCAGCCGCCGACGGAACCGCTCGTCCTGGGGTCCAATGCCGCGGGAGGTGTCTTCGGTTGCCAGCTGCGGCTGGGCCTGCACCACCTTGAAAAAGTTGCTCACCTCCACGGGCTGGCCGTCTTCAAAAAGCAGGAAGTCCTGAGGACCTAAATCGGTGACCGGCAAACCGTCGGCGTCGGTGACCACCACCTCCACGTTGACCACCCGCACCTCGGTGGTGGTGGTGAAGGTTTGCGGTTGCTGGGCGCCGGCGTTAAAACCCAGGCAAGCAAGGCAAAAAGCCACAAAAGGTCGCATGGGAAGCCCCCTTTTGGTATTCTACCCCCGCCATGAGAAAACGACTTTCCTTGCTCGCTTTGTTCCTTTGGACGCAAACTGCTTTTGCCCAAGCCGACGTAGAAGCCGTTCGGCGGTTTGCCACGGCTTACATGCCGGCCAACCCGCAACCGGTGGAGGTTCACCCCACGGCCAACGGCACCACCCCCGGCGGCCGGTACCAGGTGTTTGCCGCCGTGCGGGGGGACGTCAAAAACGGCCAAGGGGAGGTCCTCACCTTGGTGGTGGACCCGCAGGCGGGCACCGTTAACGCCGGCTTTGCCCTGGGCCTCGGGCAAGGTATTCCCGCCGAGCAACTGCCGTTTTACGCGGAATCCAC includes:
- a CDS encoding phosphohexomutase domain-containing protein yields the protein MRRLFGTDGVRGVPGRYPLDQETVMGLSRALYQLLAQRGLPLRVLLAGDTRASTPLLASWFAGAFLREGGEVVWAGILPTPAVSHLLRMDGSFGAGVVVSASHNPAADNGIKVLAPSGEKLSQADERWLEQRLSQQGLTASPELPAEDPEFRQAYLRFLATTLPPNALAGLKLVVDAANGAASSVAGPFFQALGAQVELIHASPDGQNINLRCGALHPERLSAAVRERGADAGVAFDGDGDRAVLVTSTGRVLNGDDLLLLWARTLARDGLLPGGVVVATVMSNVALDAALRREGMRLVRCPVGDREVWETMGREGAALGGEQSGHVICGHYSVTGDGLLTAAHVLAAGVREGKTLEQRADLVPFPQVLLGVPVKEKRPLEELPELSRALRSAESRLGEAGRVVVRYSGTENLLRIMVEAAEASTAEKLAADLAGIAQRLLG
- a CDS encoding CdaR family protein; the encoded protein is MRLWPRQPGLALLALALSVVLWYARALERRMPVAEREVEASLTLVNIPPNLVVTSDVPRTVAVRLRGPLERLQAVDKLGAVVDLAQAREGEASYPVASRLVNLPLDVGVVGISPPEVALRLEKLVSRQVPVRVVLAGSPAEGFHVAAASADPRLVMVQGPEQQVNVLPSVSTDPVVVEGARMGFEVTVGVRSPSPLLRVVGPLAVRVRVDIGRAEEAKTQGGS
- the cdaA gene encoding diadenylate cyclase CdaA, giving the protein MRGWGKVLHLPVDVGLKDLADILLVAMLFYFLLRALRGRRALAMLWGILILVAGFVAAQAADLITLSAILGQVLFYLPLAVIVLFQHDIRRILASVGQAPLLRLFSSSPTRQVLVNDVVLACRTLRARRYGALIVIERGEGLRSYAETGIPLEALCTYDLLVNLFTPGTPLHDGAVIIQGGRIQAAGCFLPLTMQPNVSSELGSRHRAALGISEETDAVAVVVSEERGEVSLAVGGTLHRDLEERELRDLLVKLLYLGQREGKR
- the folP gene encoding dihydropteroate synthase; the protein is MGGFEPQRVFAGGSPAIMGILNVTPDSFSDGGLFLEHQAAVARGLEMLAEGAVIVDVGGESTRPGAAPVPADEEAARVVPVLAALAQKAPQAVLSVDTSKPDVAEKALAAGAQLVNDVTAGGDPRMLEVVAEAGAGIVLMHMRGTPQTMQQDTRYTHVVAEVAEFLAARADAALAAGVPKERIFLDPGIGFGKDLEGNLALLRALAHLAALGFALVLGVSRKSFIGQLTGAAVGERLPGSLAALLPALGCPQVVVRVHDVAATKQFLQVARAVRAA
- a CDS encoding VWA domain-containing protein; translation: MRPFVAFCLACLGFNAGAQQPQTFTTTTEVRVVNVEVVVTDADGLPVTDLGPQDFLLFEDGQPVEVSNFFKVVQAQPQLATEDTSRGIGPQDERFRRRLVLVVDNNFLDPVTRARALEKAKEFLTHSVAGESEWAVAAIGQDLQYLLPFTSDAFQVAAALDEVGKLPSFASRHRLDFRLENDPVRSQYLQTEEPSRGTRYDIGQTQRFASQERARRNLQSFAVTARVLGGLMRSYATFGGRKAVVLLTGTMEFHPEAQYLVSNDPKTWADTGLTDRAQSDPALESLKRDTEEVLQALVRAANSTGFQLYVINTRGLESPLRLHDVENRQLGMVKNVGSFTAPPETSDPETAPLTLVQGTGGLYLRSNQIEKPLTKVLEDTATYYSLGYVPKHPPDRQFHSIAVKVQRAGVKVRHRLGYLDLPEEEKLAQELATPLTFPKPKGALPVTLSLEERGPEGKEYRMAAQVTVPLSALVFLPQPSGGVAASCTVYLAVYNEKGENLTVVPKSFPLSVPAGQEAAAKEGVFRPTLLFTIPPGAYTVAATVLDGVAKEHGTAWQQVLVGRAP